A region of bacterium DNA encodes the following proteins:
- a CDS encoding PEP-CTERM sorting domain-containing protein, translating into MNKRILWIRNAVFLCIILILGGARLSWAIQIEYVSGVIYAETGTTFNGNYVKSATGWEASGGVSTDDAIFAGTSAYGYGQASGYKINGPLNNDNHARFILHSTAQSAAGDEGIAYETYAIVRSGVNPGDMLKFVLTPGPGEDYGMGVELTAEAVLSGTINSGGLAGYMPGLLSGTAEIDFTFEIYADPSEDAVMSFSHYNTLTSDGRNNTTGRPTLTESVGLPGLLGTKVDNTTFNIGDSIYVYFAQIARASVSGDYQSSASAYAVQSTSIAIHADPTTTPVPEPSTLLLLGITLVGIFGVITLKIGSLSK; encoded by the coding sequence ATGAATAAAAGGATATTGTGGATAAGAAACGCTGTATTTTTATGCATTATTCTAATTTTGGGGGGTGCTCGACTGAGTTGGGCAATACAGATCGAGTATGTATCAGGTGTGATTTATGCTGAGACAGGTACAACATTCAATGGAAACTATGTGAAGTCTGCAACTGGTTGGGAGGCTTCAGGAGGAGTTAGCACTGATGATGCCATTTTTGCAGGCACTAGCGCTTACGGATATGGACAGGCAAGTGGATATAAGATCAATGGTCCATTAAATAATGACAACCACGCCAGATTCATTCTTCATTCAACGGCCCAAAGTGCAGCCGGAGATGAAGGCATCGCTTATGAGACCTATGCCATAGTGAGAAGTGGAGTGAATCCAGGCGATATGCTTAAATTTGTGTTAACTCCCGGTCCTGGTGAGGATTACGGCATGGGTGTGGAATTAACAGCAGAGGCTGTGCTCTCAGGGACAATAAATAGCGGGGGGTTGGCTGGTTATATGCCTGGACTTTTATCAGGGACAGCAGAAATAGATTTTACTTTTGAAATATATGCGGACCCGTCAGAAGACGCAGTCATGAGTTTTTCGCATTATAATACATTAACCTCTGACGGGAGAAACAATACAACTGGGAGACCGACATTGACAGAATCCGTTGGACTGCCAGGTTTACTCGGTACCAAGGTAGACAATACTACCTTTAACATAGGTGATTCCATCTATGTATATTTCGCTCAAATTGCCAGAGCATCTGTGTCAGGGGATTACCAAAGCAGCGCCAGTGCCTATGCTGTTCAATCGACTTCGATAGCTATTCATGCAGACCCTACTACTACACCAGTACCAGAGCCATCAACCTTGCTTCTTTTAGGTATCACTCTCGTTGGAATTTTTGGTGTTATTACTTTGAAAATCGGCTCACTCTCGAAATGA